A DNA window from Flavisolibacter ginsenosidimutans contains the following coding sequences:
- a CDS encoding ABC transporter ATP-binding protein: protein MSKTAIELSNLGKLYRLGEVGTGTVSHDLNRWLARLRGKEDPFAKVGEVNDRTKKGNSEYVWALKDISFSIPQGVVTGIIGRNGAGKSTLLKVLSKVTAPTTGRIKVKGRIASLLEVGTGFHPELTGRENIYLNGAILGMTKREITRKFDEIVDFAGVDRYIDTPVKRYSSGMYVRLAFAVAAYLESEILIVDEVLAVGDAEFQKKCLGRMKEVSTNEGRTILFVSHNMAAIKNLCSQCVFMNNGQVVQIGPTGDVLERYLADANHEQRVLNWQNGGRPSFPELDVQLIAVEDEKGNRDNALSTTTKLLIRIEYLLKMAVKGLRVTMSVYSYDDIEIFSSSDYDFVGESSIREAGFYSSICHIPSHLLNVGNYILKVHFDIPGIKNIIIDIPVEFNISEGMYNQLGRTVSHKPGGLIHPFLQWDVLYKGNGIAAKQLCP from the coding sequence ATGTCGAAAACAGCGATAGAGTTATCCAATCTGGGCAAGTTGTACCGGTTGGGAGAGGTGGGCACCGGCACGGTGAGCCACGATTTGAACCGGTGGTTGGCGCGGCTGCGCGGCAAGGAAGATCCCTTTGCCAAGGTGGGCGAAGTGAACGACCGCACCAAAAAAGGCAACAGCGAATACGTGTGGGCGTTAAAAGATATTTCATTTAGCATTCCTCAGGGTGTTGTGACCGGCATCATTGGCCGCAACGGGGCGGGGAAGAGCACGCTTTTGAAGGTGCTTTCCAAGGTAACCGCACCCACCACGGGGCGCATCAAAGTAAAAGGCCGCATTGCGTCGCTCTTGGAAGTGGGCACGGGTTTTCACCCCGAACTGACGGGGCGGGAAAACATCTACTTAAACGGCGCCATTTTGGGCATGACCAAGCGGGAGATCACCCGCAAGTTTGACGAAATCGTGGACTTTGCCGGCGTGGACCGTTACATCGACACGCCGGTGAAGCGCTACTCGTCGGGCATGTACGTGCGGTTGGCCTTCGCGGTGGCGGCCTACCTGGAATCCGAAATCCTCATCGTGGACGAAGTGCTGGCGGTGGGCGACGCCGAATTCCAAAAAAAATGTTTAGGCAGAATGAAAGAGGTCAGCACCAACGAAGGCCGCACCATCTTGTTTGTTTCCCACAACATGGCCGCTATTAAAAATCTCTGTAGCCAATGCGTCTTTATGAACAACGGCCAGGTAGTGCAAATTGGACCGACTGGGGACGTTCTGGAACGATATCTTGCCGACGCGAATCACGAGCAGCGAGTCTTGAATTGGCAAAACGGAGGACGGCCAAGTTTTCCGGAATTGGATGTTCAGCTGATCGCCGTTGAGGACGAAAAAGGCAATCGTGACAATGCACTGAGCACGACAACCAAACTGCTTATTCGGATCGAATATTTATTGAAAATGGCAGTAAAGGGTTTACGTGTTACGATGAGCGTATATAGCTACGACGACATCGAAATTTTTTCGTCGAGTGACTATGATTTTGTGGGCGAAAGCAGCATTCGCGAAGCGGGATTCTATTCTAGCATTTGCCACATCCCGAGCCACTTGCTAAACGTAGGAAATTATATACTCAAAGTACACTTCGACATACCCGGCATCAAAAATATTATCATTGACATTCCTGTTGAATTCAATATTTCAGAGGGGATGTACAACCAACTCGGCCGAACTGTTTCGCACAAGCCCGGCGGCCTTATACATCCGTTTTTACAGTGGGACGTATTGTATAAAGGAAATGGCATAGCCGCAAAACAACTGTGTCCTTAA
- a CDS encoding glycosyltransferase family protein yields the protein MKVAIVDFDHYEMTYSLIKCLAVRTDAIDVYSTGEIIALLKKSQLPKKVSLCWFKTGDVAKLNDTFKTESAYDYVFLNTLNDHFPLANAFLDRLRSGNSKIILTLHNVNYWFTMARRLKVFKRPRNDEHRAMLKIAQKVDAYLVISENQKDYLKYDIGVKKKVIVFPYFIFEPQPQKVSVEKTNKLEIVIPGTLEYGRKDYEVAVEVFKILDKRLFKLVLLGHIKDEYGANILVECQKLQDEGLEVVWFSKYIQPDEFERVMTEADVVFAPIRVNTKHRGIAEVYGRTKATGAIFDLIRYSKPGVFPRSLHIPSEFQDSVVTYTTVNELKEVFNSMLQKRHLLALQAHAQKVSTKYAYANVAESLFQQLSTLN from the coding sequence ATGAAGGTCGCCATTGTCGATTTTGACCATTATGAAATGACGTATTCGCTCATAAAGTGTTTGGCCGTTCGCACCGATGCAATTGATGTTTATTCCACCGGAGAAATTATTGCCCTACTGAAGAAAAGTCAATTGCCAAAAAAAGTGAGCCTTTGCTGGTTTAAAACAGGCGATGTTGCAAAGCTGAACGATACGTTTAAAACGGAGAGTGCGTACGACTATGTTTTTCTGAATACCCTGAACGATCATTTTCCTCTTGCCAATGCGTTTCTGGACAGGCTGCGGAGCGGTAACAGTAAAATTATTTTGACTCTGCATAACGTGAATTATTGGTTCACCATGGCTCGCAGATTAAAAGTTTTCAAACGTCCCCGTAACGATGAACACAGGGCGATGTTGAAAATTGCCCAAAAAGTTGACGCTTACTTGGTCATTAGTGAAAACCAGAAAGACTATCTCAAATACGACATCGGCGTCAAAAAAAAAGTGATTGTATTTCCTTATTTCATTTTTGAGCCGCAACCGCAGAAAGTATCCGTAGAAAAGACCAATAAACTGGAAATTGTCATTCCCGGAACGCTTGAGTACGGACGAAAGGATTATGAGGTGGCCGTTGAGGTTTTTAAAATATTGGACAAGCGGCTTTTCAAGCTTGTCTTGCTAGGACACATAAAAGACGAATACGGAGCAAACATTCTAGTCGAATGCCAAAAACTTCAGGACGAAGGTCTCGAGGTGGTTTGGTTTTCCAAATACATTCAGCCTGACGAATTTGAGCGAGTTATGACAGAAGCGGATGTCGTTTTTGCACCCATTAGGGTCAACACAAAACACCGTGGCATTGCGGAAGTTTATGGGCGTACAAAAGCAACTGGCGCAATCTTCGATTTGATCCGGTACAGCAAGCCTGGTGTTTTCCCTCGGTCGCTTCACATTCCTTCGGAGTTTCAGGATTCGGTTGTAACCTACACGACGGTGAACGAACTGAAAGAAGTATTTAATAGCATGCTGCAGAAAAGACACCTTCTTGCTTTGCAAGCACATGCACAGAAGGTGTCCACTAAATACGCCTATGCGAACGTTGCTGAAAGTCTCTTTCAACAATTGTCAACATTGAACTGA
- a CDS encoding glycosyltransferase family 2 protein, which yields MKQIVSIITPSFNRADLVTETADSIFAQTYPYWEWVIVEDGSTDNSWEVLQAIAAKDSRVKIFQRQRLPKGACACRNIAVENCTGDYVMFLDTDDVLAPYCLEQRVAAMQENPDCDFVIFPMLLFENELMDLNVLWNIDKDKDDIHRILTGDAVCQGTGPLWKKSSFQQVGMWREDLALWQDVELHIRSLLWPMKYVKRLDLNPDVYLRVSYTSLSRSGYYTLPKIKSRMEVLVYTYRTVREKGVFEQYRNDVSTLANDIVLSAIVGGHYSEAKKFLAFCRNENLFDLSKYNAVQNYLSVRKSKLSKIKAVDSFFYRKARLLQIATDNTIGKISWKPSSVSPVLF from the coding sequence TTGAAACAAATTGTTTCGATCATAACACCCAGTTTTAACCGTGCTGATTTGGTCACAGAAACTGCCGATTCCATCTTTGCCCAAACTTACCCGTATTGGGAGTGGGTTATCGTCGAAGATGGCAGTACTGATAACAGCTGGGAAGTATTGCAGGCAATAGCTGCGAAAGACAGCCGGGTAAAAATTTTTCAACGCCAGCGATTGCCTAAGGGCGCCTGTGCCTGCCGCAACATTGCGGTAGAAAATTGCACCGGCGACTACGTGATGTTTTTAGATACAGACGATGTACTGGCACCGTATTGCCTTGAACAAAGAGTGGCTGCCATGCAAGAAAACCCAGATTGTGATTTCGTTATTTTTCCCATGCTCCTGTTTGAAAATGAATTGATGGATTTAAATGTGCTGTGGAATATTGACAAAGATAAGGATGACATTCATCGCATACTTACCGGTGATGCCGTGTGCCAAGGAACGGGGCCGCTTTGGAAAAAAAGCTCTTTTCAACAGGTCGGTATGTGGCGCGAAGACTTGGCACTATGGCAAGATGTAGAACTCCACATTCGGAGTCTTTTGTGGCCAATGAAGTATGTTAAACGTCTTGATTTGAATCCGGATGTTTATCTACGGGTTTCTTATACGAGCCTGTCCCGCAGTGGCTACTATACGCTTCCCAAAATAAAGAGCCGTATGGAGGTTCTCGTGTACACGTATCGAACCGTGCGGGAAAAGGGCGTATTTGAGCAATATCGTAACGATGTGTCGACCCTCGCAAACGACATTGTTCTAAGCGCAATTGTAGGTGGTCATTATAGCGAAGCCAAAAAATTTCTTGCCTTTTGCCGAAATGAAAACCTTTTCGATCTTTCTAAATACAATGCCGTTCAAAACTATCTTTCCGTACGCAAATCGAAGTTGTCAAAAATTAAAGCTGTTGACAGCTTCTTTTATCGGAAAGCCAGGCTTCTGCAAATTGCCACGGACAACACCATCGGAAAAATTTCTTGGAAACCATCTTCCGTTTCCCCGGTTTTATTTTAA
- a CDS encoding glycosyltransferase family 2 protein, which produces MTDKDVLISIVIPVKNAEPWLHDCLRGIQEQTLFSQTEIVLLDSGSTDNTLEIAKTYPVRLYSIRPEDFNHGLTRNVGVKYCKGKYVVMTVQDAKPTDSYWLQKLLDGFSVGDNVAGVCGQQVVPKDRDKNPVDWFRPVDEPKTKLYAFKAEDFDALSPAEKKAACSWDDVNAMYKREVMDEIPFRKISYGEDVIWAREALRKGYTLVYQPSARVYHYHNENVDYMFRRSLTVMYLWYKSVGFLYPKEPLSLRSVLSMMKTIAITKPLSTAEKYKWMAYNFQRHRSSQRAYQAFFAALAQGEESLDELHEKYCGKPPVPLKPTSFEKASAGEKIFAKNESFNED; this is translated from the coding sequence ATGACCGACAAAGACGTCCTCATTTCAATTGTCATTCCGGTAAAAAACGCAGAGCCCTGGCTTCACGATTGTTTGCGCGGCATTCAGGAACAAACCCTGTTCTCGCAGACGGAAATTGTCTTGCTTGATTCGGGTTCCACAGACAATACACTAGAAATTGCCAAGACCTATCCGGTACGCCTTTACTCTATTCGGCCGGAAGACTTTAATCATGGCTTAACACGCAACGTCGGTGTAAAGTATTGCAAAGGCAAGTATGTTGTAATGACTGTACAGGACGCGAAACCTACCGATAGTTATTGGCTCCAAAAGTTACTCGATGGATTTTCGGTTGGCGACAACGTAGCAGGTGTTTGCGGCCAACAAGTGGTTCCGAAAGATCGCGATAAAAACCCCGTGGATTGGTTTCGTCCTGTTGACGAGCCGAAGACAAAACTCTATGCTTTTAAGGCAGAAGATTTTGATGCGTTGTCACCCGCGGAGAAAAAAGCTGCCTGCAGTTGGGACGATGTAAACGCAATGTATAAAAGAGAAGTAATGGACGAAATCCCCTTCCGCAAGATTTCCTACGGTGAAGATGTCATTTGGGCGCGGGAAGCTTTACGCAAAGGGTACACATTGGTGTACCAACCGTCGGCTAGGGTTTACCATTATCACAATGAGAATGTGGATTACATGTTCCGGCGTAGCCTTACGGTTATGTATCTCTGGTACAAGAGCGTTGGCTTTTTATATCCGAAGGAACCGCTCAGTCTTCGATCGGTTTTGAGCATGATGAAAACCATAGCAATCACCAAGCCGCTGAGTACCGCGGAGAAATACAAATGGATGGCCTATAATTTTCAACGCCACCGATCAAGCCAGCGTGCTTATCAGGCTTTCTTTGCCGCACTGGCCCAAGGAGAGGAAAGTCTAGATGAATTGCATGAAAAGTATTGCGGTAAGCCTCCGGTTCCGCTCAAACCTACTTCGTTTGAAAAAGCGAGTGCAGGCGAAAAAATTTTCGCTAAGAACGAATCGTTTAACGAGGATTAA
- a CDS encoding DegT/DnrJ/EryC1/StrS family aminotransferase, which produces MINVNKPFLPPIEEYNAYVESIWKRNWLTNNGPLVNELELKLKEYLNVEHLLFLNNGTIALQIAVKALNLSGEIITTPFSFVATTSSIVWEGCQPVFADIDPHTLNIDPASIEKAITDKTSAILATHVYGNPCDIDAISAIARKHKLKVIYDAAHCFGTLYKGKSVFAYGDVSTTSFHATKLFHTIEGGAVFTQDPDLLKKMAYIRNFGFDGPDNFAELGINGKNSEFHAAMGLANLKYADEILKQRKASCKYYDERLVNLKHTKIRLQEEGGFNYAYYPIILESESMLLKCMEELNDNRIFPRRYFYPSLSSLKYVQNAEMPVCDSIAKRVLCLPLYHDLDKFDIDFICRILLRSQKYQFLNSLLG; this is translated from the coding sequence GTGATAAACGTCAACAAACCTTTCTTACCGCCGATAGAAGAGTACAATGCTTACGTGGAAAGCATTTGGAAACGCAATTGGTTAACCAACAACGGCCCGTTGGTAAATGAGCTTGAGTTGAAGTTAAAAGAATACCTCAACGTCGAGCACCTGTTGTTTTTAAACAACGGTACGATCGCGTTGCAAATCGCCGTTAAAGCGCTGAATCTCTCCGGCGAAATCATCACCACGCCTTTTTCTTTTGTTGCCACCACCAGCAGCATTGTTTGGGAAGGTTGCCAGCCTGTGTTTGCCGACATTGACCCGCATACATTAAACATTGACCCGGCTTCGATTGAAAAGGCCATTACCGATAAAACGTCAGCCATCCTTGCAACACACGTTTACGGTAACCCCTGCGACATTGACGCCATTTCGGCAATTGCAAGGAAGCACAAGTTGAAGGTAATTTACGATGCGGCCCACTGCTTCGGAACGCTTTACAAAGGCAAAAGCGTTTTTGCTTACGGCGATGTGTCAACGACAAGTTTTCACGCCACAAAATTGTTTCATACAATTGAAGGCGGCGCCGTGTTCACGCAGGATCCTGACTTGCTGAAGAAGATGGCTTATATCCGCAATTTTGGATTTGACGGTCCGGATAATTTTGCCGAGTTGGGCATCAACGGTAAGAACTCCGAATTTCATGCGGCAATGGGATTGGCAAACCTGAAGTATGCTGATGAAATTCTAAAGCAGCGAAAAGCTTCCTGTAAATATTACGACGAACGTTTGGTAAATCTGAAGCACACAAAAATCAGGTTGCAGGAAGAGGGCGGATTTAATTATGCGTATTATCCCATTATTCTTGAAAGCGAAAGCATGCTTCTGAAATGCATGGAAGAGTTGAATGACAACCGGATATTCCCGCGCCGTTATTTTTATCCAAGCCTCTCCTCGTTAAAATACGTTCAGAACGCGGAGATGCCGGTATGCGATTCAATTGCAAAACGGGTTTTGTGCCTTCCGCTTTATCACGACCTCGATAAATTCGACATTGACTTTATCTGCCGCATTTTATTGCGCAGCCAGAAATATCAATTTTTAAATTCGTTGTTGGGATGA
- a CDS encoding WbqC family protein, with the protein MRLAIMQPYVFPYVGYFQLIASVDRFVIYDDVAYIKQGWINRNRILLNGKDHLFTLPLQDASPNKLIRNITLHPTLFKGWKEKFYRTLEAAYKKAPFYNEAAPLIHTILEKPAETISELAAQCIKTVCNYTGIATEFVITATGYDNAYLKGVDRVIDICKQEGALTYINAIGGRELYKKDVFNAEELELKFLQPTVHAYPQYAHPFVSGLSVVDLLMFNNNDQLREYFLDFKLID; encoded by the coding sequence ATGAGGTTGGCCATCATGCAGCCTTACGTTTTTCCTTACGTAGGTTACTTTCAATTAATTGCCAGCGTTGACCGGTTCGTGATTTACGACGACGTTGCTTACATCAAGCAAGGTTGGATTAACCGGAACCGTATCTTGCTTAATGGAAAGGATCACCTTTTCACACTTCCCTTGCAGGACGCAAGTCCCAACAAGTTAATCCGGAACATAACCCTTCACCCAACGCTCTTTAAAGGCTGGAAAGAAAAATTTTACCGGACGTTAGAAGCTGCATATAAAAAAGCGCCGTTTTACAACGAGGCCGCTCCATTGATCCATACCATATTGGAAAAGCCGGCAGAAACGATTTCAGAACTTGCTGCGCAATGCATAAAAACTGTATGTAATTACACCGGCATTGCAACCGAATTTGTAATCACCGCTACCGGTTATGACAACGCTTATTTGAAAGGCGTGGATAGAGTTATTGATATTTGCAAACAGGAAGGCGCTCTTACCTACATAAATGCCATCGGCGGGAGAGAACTTTATAAAAAAGATGTGTTTAACGCAGAAGAACTGGAACTAAAATTTCTTCAGCCAACGGTTCATGCCTATCCGCAATATGCGCACCCTTTTGTGTCCGGCCTTTCCGTGGTTGACCTGCTTATGTTCAATAATAATGACCAGTTGCGCGAATATTTTTTGGACTTCAAACTTATTGACTGA
- a CDS encoding GNAT family N-acetyltransferase: MSTIVYRTKAATEAEIATHLSQCAAGFIPPLDQRINIAEYAAKLFAKAVSFEAWNDGLLEGLIACYFNSESKQAYITSVSVSKALQGGGVALQLLLNCLQYGKQHGMKTIRLEVNKDNLRAINFYERNGFAKEEANGNSFFMFLSLKDMPLNITA; the protein is encoded by the coding sequence ATGAGTACAATTGTTTACCGCACCAAAGCAGCGACTGAAGCTGAAATTGCAACACACTTAAGCCAATGCGCAGCCGGTTTTATTCCGCCGCTTGACCAAAGGATAAACATTGCGGAATACGCGGCCAAACTGTTTGCAAAAGCCGTGAGTTTCGAAGCCTGGAACGATGGGTTGCTGGAAGGTTTGATTGCCTGTTATTTCAATTCTGAAAGCAAACAGGCATATATCACCAGCGTAAGCGTAAGCAAGGCTTTGCAAGGCGGGGGGGTAGCCCTTCAACTTTTGCTGAATTGCCTGCAATACGGCAAACAGCACGGGATGAAAACAATCCGGCTTGAAGTAAACAAGGACAATCTTCGTGCAATAAATTTTTATGAAAGGAACGGCTTTGCCAAAGAAGAAGCGAACGGCAATTCTTTCTTTATGTTTCTTTCGCTGAAAGATATGCCGCTCAATATTACTGCTTAA
- a CDS encoding glycosyltransferase family 2 protein, whose product MLFAQPDERPLVSVCVITYNHEKYIKAAVESVLMQETDFPCEFIIGEDCSTDNTRKILQEYAERFPIRLLLPEKNQGAQQNWKAVMQAARGKYVAFFEGDDCWTDPQKLAKQFKALEDHPEAVLCYTNAKIFDTKNPDSNIYFREENKPPVFKNKYETVRSCPMPTCTIFFRNVLPELPAWSLKAYAGDYIQVALLAKYGGIYYLDEICGLHVHHYHGLSRAIPLEDFYYNDAPLYLNFLPYFNYESKYFDAVLERYIGTVDKLFHMKQFKRAIKLYWNLPFADILKYCLRIPNIIKQGVKLHFLFFLSKGRTYR is encoded by the coding sequence ATGCTTTTTGCCCAACCCGATGAACGTCCTCTGGTTAGTGTTTGCGTCATTACCTATAACCACGAAAAATACATCAAAGCCGCTGTAGAGTCGGTGTTAATGCAGGAGACTGATTTTCCTTGTGAATTCATCATCGGCGAAGACTGTTCGACCGATAACACTAGAAAGATTTTGCAGGAATATGCAGAGCGCTTTCCCATTCGCCTTTTGTTGCCCGAAAAGAACCAGGGCGCACAGCAAAACTGGAAAGCGGTCATGCAAGCTGCCCGTGGTAAATACGTCGCTTTTTTTGAAGGCGATGATTGCTGGACCGATCCGCAAAAGCTGGCAAAGCAATTCAAGGCTTTGGAAGATCATCCCGAAGCCGTGTTGTGCTACACGAATGCAAAAATTTTCGACACAAAGAATCCGGACAGCAACATCTATTTTAGGGAAGAAAACAAACCGCCTGTCTTCAAGAACAAATACGAAACTGTCCGGTCTTGTCCCATGCCAACGTGCACAATCTTTTTTCGCAACGTGCTGCCCGAATTGCCGGCATGGTCGTTAAAAGCTTATGCAGGCGATTACATTCAGGTAGCCTTGCTGGCTAAATACGGCGGTATCTATTACCTCGATGAAATTTGCGGTCTTCACGTACACCATTATCACGGCCTGAGCCGTGCGATACCGCTGGAAGATTTTTATTACAACGACGCACCACTGTATCTTAACTTCCTGCCATATTTCAACTACGAGTCTAAATATTTTGATGCAGTACTGGAACGTTATATCGGCACTGTGGACAAGCTTTTTCACATGAAGCAGTTCAAGCGGGCAATCAAACTTTATTGGAACTTGCCTTTTGCCGATATTTTAAAATACTGCCTTCGTATTCCAAATATTATCAAGCAGGGCGTCAAGCTGCATTTCTTGTTTTTTTTAAGCAAGGGCCGTACGTACCGCTAA
- a CDS encoding glycosyltransferase family 2 protein — protein MVSVLTTSYNREDFIGEAIESVLASTYTDFEYIIVDDCSKDGTVDIIRRYAKLDKRIKFFVNEKNLGDYGNRNKAAGYASRKYIKYIDSDDLLYPHCLQVMVNSMERFPEAGFGLSSTESLRHPFPVLLKPKEAYLEHFFESGHFYRAPGSAIIRKEAFDAVGGFSGERMIGDTELWFRLGRQFPLVKFPPFLYWSRYHESQESQSDYAKKKYDELQKRVLENAFAHKDCPLNDEEKERVLKMLRRKKMKSTVFKYLSSVTGN, from the coding sequence ATGGTCAGTGTTCTTACCACTTCCTACAATCGAGAAGATTTCATTGGCGAAGCCATAGAAAGTGTGCTTGCGTCCACATACACCGATTTCGAATACATCATTGTTGACGATTGTTCCAAAGACGGCACGGTTGACATCATTCGCCGCTACGCAAAGCTTGACAAGCGCATAAAATTTTTTGTCAACGAAAAAAATTTAGGCGACTACGGGAACCGGAATAAAGCCGCTGGTTACGCATCGCGGAAGTACATCAAGTACATTGATTCGGATGACCTGCTTTATCCGCATTGTTTGCAGGTGATGGTAAATAGTATGGAACGTTTTCCAGAAGCCGGCTTTGGCCTTTCTTCAACGGAAAGTTTACGGCATCCATTTCCTGTTTTACTTAAACCCAAAGAAGCTTACCTCGAACATTTTTTTGAATCGGGGCATTTTTACCGGGCGCCCGGTTCTGCCATTATCAGGAAAGAAGCCTTTGATGCAGTTGGAGGTTTCAGCGGCGAGCGCATGATTGGCGACACGGAATTGTGGTTCCGGTTGGGACGGCAATTCCCGTTGGTAAAATTTCCGCCTTTCCTTTACTGGTCGCGCTATCACGAAAGCCAGGAGTCGCAGAGCGATTACGCCAAAAAAAAGTACGACGAGCTGCAAAAAAGAGTCTTAGAAAATGCGTTTGCACACAAGGACTGTCCACTAAACGATGAAGAAAAAGAACGCGTTTTAAAGATGCTTCGCCGTAAAAAAATGAAAAGCACCGTTTTCAAATATCTTTCCAGCGTTACCGGAAATTAA
- a CDS encoding glycosyltransferase family 4 protein, whose amino-acid sequence MRLLILDQNYPHLENLMGDVFVHVRAKEYAKRHEVKVFSYFQEPSEIVYEGISLQRFDNVDALAAAVKEYKADKILIHFYQPWMLEKIIRQVNVPVIIWVHLFEAIGWYRRLFNYTLYSPVFFRFVLKNIRQQYRFRQLINYANRTSRIRFVFVSDWIRRTAEKDTLTKIKAFDVIPNPVDISLFAYRPKNDEQRKKVLVLRSFDSRKYANDVYVKGLLLLSKKKAFQDFTFTIIGKGPLFEKTLAPLRLFKNIEITNGAVRQVLIPALHEQYGVFLCPTRQDSHGVSMCEAMASGLVPIASNNSAIPEYVEHNKSGYLTNNSAQQIAGALEELLEKPDKFLQMSKSAAEKVRERCNIENISKKELAIIES is encoded by the coding sequence ATGCGCCTGCTGATCTTAGACCAAAACTATCCGCACCTCGAAAACCTGATGGGCGACGTGTTTGTGCACGTGCGTGCAAAAGAATACGCCAAGCGCCACGAGGTAAAAGTGTTCTCTTATTTTCAGGAGCCTTCCGAAATTGTTTACGAAGGAATTTCTTTGCAGCGTTTCGACAATGTGGACGCACTGGCAGCCGCCGTCAAAGAATACAAGGCCGATAAAATTCTCATCCACTTCTATCAGCCCTGGATGTTGGAAAAAATCATCCGGCAGGTTAACGTTCCCGTAATTATTTGGGTGCATCTTTTTGAAGCCATCGGCTGGTACCGCCGCCTGTTCAATTATACCTTGTACTCGCCGGTGTTTTTCCGGTTCGTTCTTAAAAATATCCGGCAACAGTACCGCTTCAGGCAATTGATAAACTATGCGAACCGCACCAGCCGCATTCGTTTTGTTTTTGTATCGGACTGGATAAGAAGAACTGCGGAAAAAGATACGCTGACGAAAATTAAAGCCTTTGATGTTATTCCCAATCCGGTTGACATTTCGCTTTTTGCTTACCGGCCAAAGAACGATGAACAGCGCAAAAAAGTACTGGTGCTGCGTTCTTTCGATTCGAGAAAATATGCGAACGATGTTTACGTGAAAGGCCTGCTTTTGCTTTCGAAGAAAAAAGCCTTTCAGGATTTCACGTTTACCATCATCGGCAAAGGGCCGTTGTTCGAAAAAACGCTGGCACCCTTGCGCCTGTTTAAAAACATCGAAATAACCAATGGTGCCGTGCGGCAAGTGCTGATTCCCGCGCTGCACGAACAATACGGCGTTTTTCTTTGTCCCACCCGGCAGGATTCGCATGGCGTTTCCATGTGCGAGGCCATGGCCAGCGGGCTTGTTCCCATCGCTTCTAACAACAGCGCCATCCCTGAGTATGTGGAGCACAACAAAAGCGGTTATCTTACCAACAATTCAGCTCAACAAATTGCCGGTGCATTGGAAGAACTGCTTGAAAAGCCTGACAAATTTTTGCAGATGTCGAAGAGCGCCGCCGAAAAAGTAAGAGAGCGCTGCAACATCGAAAACATTTCAAAAAAAGAACTCGCCATCATCGAATCATAA
- a CDS encoding glycosyltransferase family 2 protein, whose amino-acid sequence MSVPLVSVLITSYNREKYIAEAIESVLAQTFDDYEIIVVDDASTDGTIDVIKTYAAKDARIRYYVNEKNLGDYPNRNKVASYAVGKYLKYIDSDDVMYDHCLHVMVSSMERFPEAGFGLCTIQDPHKPFPMAIPGKQAYEEHFSGLGHFHRAPGSAIIKREVFEKEGGFSGRPLIGDNELWFKLANRYPVVKFVSGLYWDRNHGDQERFSNYAKKHYRKLRYDTTVAALNNKECPLGGGEKSRALKRIKREFQKHQLKSALLDFKEIFIKRKNPYDRL is encoded by the coding sequence ATGAGTGTACCCTTAGTGAGTGTGTTAATCACTTCCTACAACCGCGAAAAATACATTGCCGAAGCCATTGAAAGCGTGCTGGCGCAAACCTTTGACGATTATGAAATCATTGTTGTGGACGATGCTTCAACAGACGGAACGATTGACGTTATTAAAACGTATGCAGCGAAAGATGCCCGCATTCGTTATTACGTTAACGAAAAAAATTTGGGCGACTATCCCAACCGCAACAAAGTGGCCAGCTACGCCGTTGGAAAATATTTGAAATACATTGACTCCGACGACGTGATGTACGATCACTGCCTGCACGTAATGGTTAGCAGCATGGAAAGATTTCCAGAAGCCGGCTTTGGGCTTTGTACTATTCAAGATCCACACAAGCCTTTTCCGATGGCTATTCCGGGCAAGCAGGCGTATGAAGAACATTTCAGTGGTTTAGGACATTTTCACAGGGCTCCCGGATCGGCCATCATCAAACGCGAAGTTTTTGAAAAAGAGGGCGGTTTTTCGGGACGCCCGCTGATTGGCGACAATGAGCTTTGGTTTAAACTGGCCAACCGTTACCCGGTGGTAAAATTTGTAAGCGGTTTGTATTGGGACAGGAACCACGGCGATCAGGAGCGGTTCAGCAACTATGCCAAGAAGCACTACCGCAAACTTCGGTACGATACGACTGTAGCCGCTTTGAACAATAAAGAATGCCCGCTTGGTGGCGGGGAAAAGAGCAGGGCTTTGAAGCGGATAAAACGCGAATTTCAAAAGCACCAGTTGAAGTCTGCGTTGCTGGATTTTAAAGAGATTTTCATCAAGCGCAAAAATCCCTACGACAGATTGTGA